In Rhodobacter xanthinilyticus, a single window of DNA contains:
- the prfB gene encoding peptide chain release factor 2: protein MRAETLNTVEAIKKSLKLLAQRMDWETAPHRLEEFNAMIEDGDLWSDPARAQKLMRERQMLMDKVETYRKIERELTDNVELIELGEAEGDPEIVAEAEKSLKETREFAAAKELEALLDGEADGNDTFLEINAGAGGTESCDWASILARMYVRWAEKKGYKVELQSESAGDEAGIKSAAYKISGPNAYGWLKSESGVHRLVRISPYDSAARRHTSFSSVWVYPVVDDNIEIDIPASDIRIDTYRSSGAGGQHVNTTDSAVRITHLPTNIVVTSSMKSQHQNREIAMNALRSRLYQLELEKRNAAINAAHEAKGDAGWGNQIRSYVLQPYQMVKDLRTGYETSDTQGVLDGDLDGFMAATLAMGVEGKSRADAQAED, encoded by the coding sequence ATGCGCGCCGAGACGCTCAATACCGTGGAAGCGATCAAGAAATCGCTGAAACTTCTGGCCCAGCGGATGGATTGGGAAACCGCCCCGCACCGGCTGGAGGAATTCAACGCCATGATCGAGGACGGCGATCTGTGGTCCGACCCGGCGCGCGCGCAAAAGCTGATGCGCGAGCGGCAGATGCTGATGGACAAGGTCGAGACCTATCGCAAGATCGAGCGCGAGCTGACCGACAATGTCGAGCTGATCGAGCTCGGCGAGGCCGAGGGCGACCCGGAGATCGTCGCCGAGGCCGAGAAATCGCTCAAGGAGACCCGCGAATTCGCCGCCGCGAAGGAGCTTGAGGCGCTGCTCGATGGCGAGGCCGATGGCAACGACACCTTCCTCGAGATCAACGCCGGCGCGGGCGGCACGGAGAGCTGCGATTGGGCCTCGATTCTGGCGCGGATGTATGTGCGCTGGGCGGAGAAAAAGGGCTACAAGGTCGAGCTGCAGTCGGAATCGGCGGGCGACGAGGCGGGGATCAAATCCGCCGCCTACAAGATCTCGGGGCCCAATGCCTATGGCTGGCTGAAATCGGAATCGGGCGTGCACCGGCTCGTGCGGATCTCGCCCTATGACTCGGCGGCGCGGCGGCATACCTCGTTCAGCTCGGTCTGGGTCTATCCGGTCGTCGACGACAATATCGAGATCGACATCCCCGCCAGCGATATCCGCATCGATACCTATCGCTCCTCGGGCGCGGGCGGCCAGCACGTCAACACCACCGACTCGGCGGTGCGGATCACCCACTTGCCGACCAATATCGTGGTGACGAGCTCGATGAAATCGCAGCACCAGAACCGCGAGATCGCGATGAATGCGCTGCGCTCGCGGCTCTATCAGCTCGAGCTCGAGAAGCGCAACGCGGCGATCAACGCGGCCCATGAGGCCAAGGGCGATGCCGGCTGGGGCAACCAGATCCGCTCCTATGTGCTCCAGCCCTATCAGATGGTGAAGGATCTGCGCACCGGCTACGAGACCTCCGATACGCAAGGCGTGCTCGACGGCGATCTCGACGGGTTCATGGCGGCGACATTGGCGATGGGCGTCGAGGGCAAATCCCGCGCCGATGCGCAGGCGGAGGATTGA